The DNA window TTTAACCCGAATCAATAAATCAATGTCGCGCCGCATTAATTGTTCTTTCAGGTTAGTGGTGAGTTCGACCGACAGATCGAGAGTAACGTCCGCCATCATGCGGTTCATCTCTTTCATAAATTCTGGCAGGAACGTATGTACGACGGTTTCAATAATACCGATACGTATTTTGCTTTTTTCTCTGCTGGGGGATTTAGCCATGCGCTCCAGTTGCTGCGTCGATTCCAGCAAACGTTCGGCATAGGGCAATAGCCGTAAACCATCGGGGGATAATTGCAGGGTTTTATGATCCCAGTTAAACAGCACGACATTCAGTTCCGCTTCCAGCTTTTTTACACGCATAGAGATTGCTCCTGGCGTGGAATATAAGCGTTTGGCAACCTGACGGACACTGCCGATATGGGCTAACAATACAAAAGTCTCAACAAATCGCGTGTTCATTCATGCCTCTGGTTGGTGCAATGAATGCTATGGCCGGTAAATTTGCCCATGATGAGTGCCATAACGGTTAAATTTAGCTGAACAGATACTCAGATTATTCTGCGATAGACATCATAACCAGTCTATTCAAATAATAACAAAGCGTTTTATGGTTCCTGGAGTAAGAGAATGATATCCACTTTGCCTGCTTTTTTACTGATGTTTTCGCGGCTACGGTGAATGCCAGGGGAAGGGGATCTTTTTTATTTTGTCATCAGGTTTTGATTATGTTTAAACATGATAACGATTTTTCTTTTATGCCCGATGCTTCGGCGGAGTTCCCTTGGGCTGGCGGCGGTATTGTTGCTTCCGGCGACAGCTGCGTCATTCTCGAATTTTCTTCAATATTTTGCCCCGAGGCTAATCATCAGGCCGCCAACGCCGCGGCCATGCTAACCGCGGCGAAACAGGCCGGCAAGCTAATCGGCGTTTTGGATATCGTCCCGGCTATGGTGACGGTTGGGGTTCACTACCTGCCTGAACGGATCCGCTGTGGCGAGGGCGAAAGCTCGCCCTATAAGGCGCTCTGCCGGCAGATTATTGCAGTTTTGCAGGCGCCTTTCTCGGCGACGCTTCAGCCGCCGCGGCAAATCGACATTCCGGTCTGTTACGGTGGTGCGTTCGGGCCCGATCTTGCTCAAACGGCGGCGCTTTGCGGCTTGTCGCCGGCGGCCTTAATTGAAAAACATACCGCACACTGGCTGGATGTGCTGATGCTGGGGTTTGCCCCGGGGCATGCTTATATCGGCATGTTGGATAGCACGCTGAACCCCCCGCGACGCGCGACGCCACGGACGCAGGTGCGGCAAGGCAGCATTGGCATCGCGAATCGGCAATCGGTTATTTATCCGATGGATTTGCCTGGCGGCTGGAACATTATTGGCCGGACGCCGTTAACCGTGTTTGCGACTGACAGGGAAGAACCATGTTTATTCCGTAATGCCGATCGCGTGCGGTTTGTGGCGATCGATGAACCGACGTTTTATGCCATGGCACAGGAAGCGCAGCGATGAGTATTCAGGTTATTAAACCGGGTTTATGCACCACCCTTCACGATTCGGGGCGCTATGGGCATCAGCATTTAGGCATTCCTGTCAGTGGGCCGATGGATGAGGTGAGCCACACCGTGGCCAATCTGCTGGTGGGGAACCCCGGCAGTTGCAGCACGCTGGAAGTCACCCTGGTCGGGCCGGAGCTGTTGTTCCAGTCGCGTTGCCTGATGGCGATCGCCGGGGCCGATCTTTCCGCCACGCTGGATGGGCGGGCGATACAACCCGGCGTTGCGGTGCGGGTGGAAGCCGGCAGCATATTGCGCTTTGGCCAGCGAATATCCGGCGCGCGCGCCTATATTGCGGTACATGGCGGCTATCTGATCCCGCCGGTATTGGGCAGTTGCAGTACCTATCGCCACGGCGGTTTTGGCGGCATGGCCGGCCGCCCGTTACAGGCCGGGGATCGTATTGCGATTCCGTCTTCGTTCAAAAATGCATTGCCGCGCTTACCGCTGCCGCGTAGCCTGCGGGTCGATCTGTTGGCGGCCGCGCCGATCCGGGTGATCCCCGGGCGGGAATGGCGCTATTTTACCGAACAAGCCCAGCAGGCGCTGACGGAAAAGGATTACCAGATCTCCAGCGCGTCGGAGCGCATGGGCTATCGGTTGAGCGGCGCCGCGTTGCCGCTGC is part of the Gibbsiella quercinecans genome and encodes:
- the pxpB gene encoding 5-oxoprolinase subunit PxpB, encoding MNARGRGSFLFCHQVLIMFKHDNDFSFMPDASAEFPWAGGGIVASGDSCVILEFSSIFCPEANHQAANAAAMLTAAKQAGKLIGVLDIVPAMVTVGVHYLPERIRCGEGESSPYKALCRQIIAVLQAPFSATLQPPRQIDIPVCYGGAFGPDLAQTAALCGLSPAALIEKHTAHWLDVLMLGFAPGHAYIGMLDSTLNPPRRATPRTQVRQGSIGIANRQSVIYPMDLPGGWNIIGRTPLTVFATDREEPCLFRNADRVRFVAIDEPTFYAMAQEAQR
- a CDS encoding biotin-dependent carboxyltransferase family protein codes for the protein MSIQVIKPGLCTTLHDSGRYGHQHLGIPVSGPMDEVSHTVANLLVGNPGSCSTLEVTLVGPELLFQSRCLMAIAGADLSATLDGRAIQPGVAVRVEAGSILRFGQRISGARAYIAVHGGYLIPPVLGSCSTYRHGGFGGMAGRPLQAGDRIAIPSSFKNALPRLPLPRSLRVDLLAAAPIRVIPGREWRYFTEQAQQALTEKDYQISSASERMGYRLSGAALPLREPLELLSEAVAFGTLQVPPSGQPILLMADRQTTGGYPKIAHVISVDLPLLAQRLPGETIHFTWCDLHHAQALRTERARLLDSLAEYYG